From Canis lupus baileyi chromosome 16, mCanLup2.hap1, whole genome shotgun sequence, a single genomic window includes:
- the ADGRD2 gene encoding LOW QUALITY PROTEIN: adhesion G protein-coupled receptor D2 (The sequence of the model RefSeq protein was modified relative to this genomic sequence to represent the inferred CDS: inserted 2 bases in 1 codon), with protein GTAPGTAPHPESWRPSGRGAESPEHLAEGDQAVGTRLDGAETYQRLQDSQSWPGQDVISRVNTLANTIVLLPDPLSEVHGDLSLAEACNFLGILEXVLAKEAAPLGPAALLAVVHFLKRVTVLGAGEPEPLTGPWEQLGQGIVSVASLVLEEQLADAWLPVSEVVGGPMALMASVQRLAPLLSTVLVSERPRWHIQHRRVGLEVQSLHLTEASTESHVFTMPWGHPEGPGHIRIPAGEVKQLLGKGLSGVTVIHSWFSSSILQHTLGEPGLEPQAPDISEEANKMQRFLGTQVGSAIISSEVWDETGEVSTAVTFHLQHQAQEPFCSLPFPSPDTGGSWATTGCSVATLCQDSTTCFCNHSTNFAVLLQVYDVQRRAEEESLLRTLSSAGCGVSFLLFLAAGVPKSERATVHKNLIFSLASAEGFLMASEWAKANEVTCVAVTAIMHLLFLVAFSWVLVEGLLLWSKVVAVSMRPGPRMTLFYATGWGAPVAIVATTLAVSPHDYVATGHCWLNVHTDTIWAFVGPVLFVLTANTWILVRVVMVTVSSARRRARMLSPQPCLQEQIRIQTWATVKPVLVLLPVLGLSRLVGMLVHRSPTWAYAAVSLSSFQGPYIFLVYAAYNGEVPGALQRMTEKKATEAFTACSSPMGPGSHPRSLGPWEVALDDPVALAPARRHLAVRGTHGPRVPTAFSSVAEPERPVRLGQGCRVLPGVGESPGTRGGPGRRGSLGDPRGPVCRFGSQVAGHWEPLGGADCALAEPEYQGCGADSIQGIRYSSHVRELPFPPWHLDTPSAPLPQDGGPASRVYPSQRPSPDALRAARTSKPGPGLGAQRPGLIPGGPPCGRETGRSVRLPLGGAPG; from the exons ggTACCGCCCCCGGCACCGCCCCGCACCCCGAGAGCTGGCGCCCGAGCGGCCGCGGGGCTGAGTCCCCGGAACACTTGGCAGAGGGCGACCAGGCGGTGGGCACCAGGCTGGACGGAGCAG AGACTTATCAGCGGCTGCAGGACTCCCAGTCATGGCCTGGCCAGGATGTTATCAGCCGAGTCAATACCTTGGCCAACACCATTGTG CTCCTCCCTGACCCTCTCTCTGAAGTCCATGGAGACCTGTCGCTGGCCGAGGCCTGCAACTTCCTGGGTATCCTGGA AGTACTGGCAAAGGAAGCAGCTCCACTGGGCCCCGCTGCACTGCTGGCTGTCGTACACTTCCTGAAGAGGGTGACAGTCCTCGGGGCAGGGGAGCCAGAGCCCTTAACAGGGCCTTGGGAGCAGCTAGGCCAGGGCATCGTGTCTGTGGCCAGCTTGGTCCTGGAGGAGCAGCTGGCTGATGCATGGCTCCCAGTCAGTGAG GTGGTTGGCGGACCCATGGCCCTGATGGCAAGTGTCCAGCGCCTGGCACCCCTGCTGAGCACCGTGCTGGTCTCTGAGCGGCCCCGATGGCACATCCAGCACCGCCGTGTGG gtctggagGTGCAGAGCCTACACTTGACAGAGGCCAGCACAGAGAGCCATGTGTTCACGATGCCCTGGGGGCACCCAGAGGGACCTGGCCACATCCGTATCCCTGCAGGTGAAGTGAAGCAGCTCCTTGGGAAAG GCCTCTCTGGAGTCACCGTGATCCACAGCTGGTTCAGCTCAAGCATCCTCCAGCACACCCTCGGGGAGCCTGGCCTAGAGCCCCAAGCCCCTGACATCTCAGAAGAGGCAAACAAGATGCAGAG GTTTCTAGGCACCCAGGTGGGCTCAGCCATCATCTCCTCTGAGGTGTGGGATGAAACTGGGGAGGTCAGCACAGCTGTGACCTTTCATCTGCAGCACCAGGCCCAG GAGCCCTTCTGTTCTCTACCCTTCCCCAGCCCGGACACAGGAGGCTCGTGGGCCACTACTGGCTGCTCTGTGGCCACCCTGTGCCAGGACTCTACCACCTGCTTCTGCAACCACAGCACCAACTTCGCTGTCCTGTTGCAGGTGTATGacgtccag AGGCGCGCTGAGGAGGAGTCACTGCTGAGGACGCTCTCGTCTGCGGGCTGCGGTGTGTCCTTCTTGCTCTTCCTGGCAGCCGG GGTCCCCAAGTCCGAGCGAGCCACGGTCCACAAGAACCTCATCTTCTCCCTGGCCTCTGCTGAGGGCTTCCTCATGGCCAGTGAGTGGGCAAAGGCCAACGAG GTGACCTGTGTGGCCGTCACAGCTATCATGCACCTTCTCTTTTTGGTTGCCTTCTCCTGGGTGTTGGTGGAGGGCCTACTGCTGTGGAGCAAAGTGGTGGCTGTAAGCATGCGCCCAGGCCCCAGGATGACACTGTTCTACGCCACAGGCTGGG GTGCACCTGTGGCCATTGTGGCCACCACCTTGGCTGTGTCCCCCCATGACTATGTGGCCACTGGGCACTGCTGGCTCAATGTGCACACGGACACCATCTGGGCCTTTGTGGGGCCTGTGCTCTTTGTGCTGACA GCCAACACGTGGATCCTGGTCCGTGTGGTGATGGTCACTGTGTCCAGTGCCCGCCGGCGTGCCCGCATGCTGAGCCCACAGCCCTGTCTGCAGGAGCAGATCAGGATCCAGACATG GGCCACGGTGAAGCCAGTGCTGGTCCTGCTGCCCGTCCTGGGCCTGAGCCGGCTGGTCGGCATGTTGGTGCACCGCAGCCCAACCTGGGCGTATGCTGCCGTGAGCCTCAGTTCCTTCCAG GGGCCATACATCTTCCTGGTCTATGCTGCCTACAACGGGGAG GTCCCGGGTGCATTGCAGAGGATGACTGAGAAAAAGGCAACAGAGGCATTCACG GCCTGCTCCAGCCCCATGGGCCCAGGGTCCCACCCTAGGTCCCTGGGTCCCTGGGAGGTGGCTCTGGACGACCCTGTAGCCTTGGCTCCAGCTCGAAGACACTTGGCTGTTAGAG GGACTCACGGCCCCAGAGTCCCCACAGCCTTCTCCTCTGTTGCAGAACCCGAGAGACCGGTGAGGCTGGGACAGGGGTGCAGGGTCTTGCCAGGAGTAGGGGAATCCCCAGGGACtcggggagggccggggaggaggGGCTCTCTCGGGGATCCAAGGGGCCCCGTTTGTCGGTTCGGTTCGCAGGTGGCAGGGCACTGGGAGCCACTGGGAGGTGCTGACTGCGCACTGGCAGAGCCTGAATACCAAg GCTGTGGAGCTGACAGCATTCAAGGCATCAGGTACAGCTCCCACGTCAGGGAGCTCCCCTTTCCCCCTTGGCACCTGGACACCCCCTcagcccccctgccccaggaTGGAG gcccagcctcccGGGTGTACCCCTCTCAGCGCCCCTCCCCCGATGCCCTGCGGGCCGCAAGGACTTCCAAACCTG GACCCGGTCTAGGAGCCCAGCGGCCCGGCCTCATACCCGGGGGACCTCCCTGTGGGCGCGAGACAGGCCGGTCCGTGCGGCTCCCGCTGGGCGGGGCTCCGGGCTAA